From the Mycobacterium noviomagense genome, the window CATTATCGAAGTATCTCGGCTTTCGTCACACCGAGTTGAGTGCCGGTCGGCTGATCGCCGAGATGGATGCCCGGGCAGAGCTGTTGACGCCCTTCGGCAACCTGCACGGAGGGTGCCTGGCGGCGATGGTCGACCACTGCTTGGGTGTGCTTTTCTACCCCGTCATCCCGTCCGGTTCCTGGGTCGCCACAACAGAGTTCAAGCTGAACCTGTTGCGGCCGGTGTCCGACGGTGTGTGCGTGGCCGTTGCCGACATCATCGCACTGAGCAAACGCAGCGGTGTGGCACGCATCGACGTCACCAACCACGGCAACCCCGTCTGCGTCGCTCAAGGCACAGTCACGATTGTCAGCCCCAAAGCCGGTGCGTCGTGAACATCACCCCGGCCTTGGTCGAGCGCGCCCCACTGCAATCCAGCCCTGCCGGTAGCTGGCCGTCCCGACTGGCGCGGGGCGTTTGTCGACGCGCACCGGGTGTTGTGCAAGCGCGCGAAATGCGAAACAGACCCCGGCGTCGGGCCACGGCCCCGGTAGTCGCATGACGCTGATCCACGAGCGCATCCCCACCACTGACGGCATCACCCTGGCCGCCGACTGCTACACCCAAGACCGTGCGCGGCCCGTGGTGCTGCTGCTACACGGCGGCGGCCAGAACCGTCACGCCTGGGCCACCTCGGCCCGCCGACTCCACACCCACGGCTACAGCGTCGTCGCCTACGACACCCGCGGCCACGGCGACAGCGACTGGGACCCCAGCGGGCGATACGACATCGAACAGCTTGCCGCCGATCTGATCGCAGTCAAGGACCGATTCAGCCCCCAGCGCCCACCCGTCGTCGTCGGTGCCTCACTGGGCGGGATGACGATCCTGGCCACCCACCTACTCGCGCCGGCCGAGCTTTGGGCAGGCGTCGTCCTAGTCGACATCACCCCGCGCATGGAATTCGACGGAGCCCGCCGCGTCATCTCGTTCATGGCAGCCCACCCCGACGGGTTCGCCTCACTCGAGGACGCCGCCGACGTCATCGCCGCATACAACCCGCACCGTGCGCGACCCGACAACCTGGAGGGCCTACACAAGGTGCTACAACGACGCAGCGACGGCCGATGGATCTGGCGCTGGGATCCGGCGTTCATCACCTCCAAACTGCAATCCCTCCACCTCGACCCCACTACCGGTGCCGAACACTTCGACAACCTAGTCCAGCCGCTCGTCGAGGGAGCACGCCGCATCACCGCCCCGACCCTCCTGGTGCGCGGGGTCCTCTCCGACGTCGTCTCGCATGAGACCGTCGCTGAGTTCCTGGACCTCGTCCCCCACGCCGAAACCGTCGACGTGTCCGACGCCGGCCACATGGTCGCCGGCGACGACAACGACGCCTTCACCGCCGCCGTCACCGAATTCCTTCAACGCGTCACCTGACCGATCGGCGGCGGCTTGCTGTCCGAACCGGGGAATCTACGCACGAGCAAGTCCTGGCTACTGAGCGCCCGCAGGGTGGATCGCGATGAGGGAGTCGAGGTTCTCTTGGACGCGTTCGGGCGCGATTGCGATGGACGGTGGATACAACATGACATGGTCGAGGACGCCTTCGTAGCGGCGCAGGCCGTCTCGAACCTGGCTCGCGGTGCCGGCGACGCCCATGGTGTCGATCATGTCGTCGGACACGGCGTCGAACATGGCGGTCAAGTCGCGACGCGCGAACGCTTCGCGAATAACCTGACCTTGCTTCACAAAACCGTTGACGTCGAGTACCGGCTCGTAGGTCTTCACCGATGCGTAGAACGCAATCTGTTGGGCAAGTTCCCGGCGTGCCACGTCAGGATCGTCGTGAATGGAACACATGACCATAGAGATGACCTCGATGTCGCTCGGGGGTCGCCCGGCGTGGGCGGCTCCCTTGGCGATGGCGGGGCGGACGACCTCCTCAACATAGGTGGTCGTGAACAGAGGGTGCCCGGCCAGTCCGTCGGCGACGCGGCCGGCAGCCTCACACATCCGGGGCCGCACGCCGGCGGTGATGATCGGGATGTCCCGTGTCGGCGGGGCGACCTCGCCGGTTGGCACCAGGTTCATCCGATAGAACCGGCCCTCATGGCGGATCGGGCCTTCGTGCAAGTTCCAGATGCGCCGCACCAGCGGGACGAGTTCTTCCATCCGCAGCGCCGGTGCCGATGTGTCGGCGATGCCATGCCAGTCGCTCATCATCCGTTTGGTGCCGTTTCCGATGCCCAACACAACGCGACCATGGGACAGTTCATCGAGGTCCCGCGCTTCGCTGGCCAGTACCAACGGGCTGCGGCCAACCCCATAGAGAATCGAAGATCCGATTCGGCAGGACTTGGTAGAGAGTGCCATTGCCGCCATCGAGATCGAACCGGAGCGCGAATAGAACTCCGAGGCCCACACGGCATCAAAGCCGGCACGGTCCGCCGCTGCGGCGGTGGCCGCAAGCGCGGGCAAGTCAGGAGCGACGACAGCGATGCCGTAGGTCGTCATGGCCGGGCTCCGTTACCGCAGTCTCGCGGCCGTAGGCCGATGAACAGCATGTCGTCGATGGTGCGCGCTACGAGGTCTTCATCAAGCGCGTCACGGGTGGTGAGATAACTCAATGCGCTGGTAGTAACGGCACCAAAGAGTGCGACGGCCGCGGCCCTGGCGTTGCCAACAGTCACCAAAGAGCCGTCAGCGGCGCCGTCGAGAAGCAAGGCCTCGACTGGCTGAACATAGGCGGCGCTGATCATACCGGCGACAAGAGGCATTCGCGCGGCGCGGCCCAACTCTCCAATCAGTGCGCGGCACGCCGCAGGGCGCTGGGCCATGACCCGTAGCTGCGCGGCGATGACTAGCCGCAGACGGTCTGCGCCGCTGCCGCCGGCACGCACGATCTCGTTGACCACGTTGGCGATCTGTTGCAGGACGTCTTCAAGCAGGAACGCCAAGATCTCGTCTTTGCCGGCGAAGTAGTAATAGAGGGTGGCTTTTGCGATGCCGGTGGCCGCCGCGACGTCTTCGATCTTGGTGTCGTTGAGGCCGCGCTCGGCGAAGAGCTGAGCTGCCGCAGGCAACCGTTCGGCGATAGAAGCCGGGATTTCGCGCATTGCCGCTCCCTGTAGACCGGTTTAAACTTTCAGTTTAAACCAGAGGTCCGAACGTAGGGAGACGCCGATGCCGAAGGTGCGGATTCGCTACGACCCATTCGACGCCGACATCATCGATGATCCCTACCCCACCTACCGGCTGCTGCGCGATGAGGCCCCGGTGTATCGAGCGGAAAACTGCAACGCGTGGGTGCTCAGCCGCCATGATGACGTCACCGCCGCCCTGTTGGATCACCACAGTTACTCTTCGGCGAACGGAATCTTCCCGACTCCACCCGGAAGAAGCTTCGGCGAGTGGTTCCTGCCCATGATCATTGCGATGGACCCGCCCCGCCACGATCAGCTGCGCGCCCTCGTCAGCAAAGCATTCACCGCGCGGCGCATCGCCGCACTCAACGACGGCATCGAGGAGGTGGCCGGCGACCTAAGCCGGCGGCTCGAGCAGAGTGAAGGCGCCGCGGATTTCGTAACCGATTTCGCCGGCGTACTGCCCGCGATGGTTATCGCCGATCTGCTGGGCATCCCGCGTGGCGACCGAGAGCTTTTCAGGCAGTGGTCCACTGCGCTGATCCAGGCCAACCCCACTCGCGGCCACTCGAGGGCAGGACTGGCGGCCGCAGCCGCGGTATATGCGTACTTCGCCGATTTCCTGGCCGAACGTCGATGTAAGCAACGCGACGATCTGATGTCGGCGCTGGTAGAGGCTGAGATCGACGGCAGCAAGCTATCTGATGACGAGCTGCTCGGGTTTTGCCTGCTGCTGCTGATCGCCGGCCATGAAACCACCACCAACCTCCTCGGCAACGCCGCGGTGGTGCTGGCAAACCACCCTGACAGTCGCCATCGGCTGCTCGTTGAGCACACCATGCTGGGCGCCGCCATCGAGGAGCTGCTTCGTTATGATTCCCCAGTCCAAGGGTTGGGGCGAACCCTGTCCCGCGACGTGACACTGCATGGCACCACAATGTCGCATGGCGATTCCATTTTGCTGTTGTTCGGGTCAGCCAACCGTGACGAACGCGTGTTCAGCAATCCTGACGTCTTCGACATCGACCGAAAACCCGAGCACCAGGTCGCGTTCGGTCGGGGAATCCACTTTTGTCTCGGGGCGGGACTAGCGCGCATGGAGGCGAGGATCGCGCTGCGCGCGTTTCTGACGCGGGTGCCGGACTGGGAGATCGACTATGACTCCGCCGTGCGGCTGCGATCCGGCCCCATCCGCGGCTATCTGTCGCTGCCCATCACCTGGGCTACCCGGAGCCGCGCAGACGTCAATTGACACGGAAAGGCGCGACGATGGGGATCGCGGCTGACCCGGTCGGCTCCGTAGATCTTCCTGCGAGTCAGGTCAGCTGATGATGTGACGAATGCCGGAAAGAGGCGGGACCTTCGGTGTCGCAGGGCTTTGGCCCAAATGGTTAGGTATTCCATACCATTGGCGATCAGTGCGCCTTTTCCCGGCTCCCTACCCCGTTGATCTGATTTGCTCGAAGGAATTCGCATGACCGATCTGGACACCACGTTACCCCCCGCGTTGCGCCGCGCGCTCGAGCTCCTCGCCCATCCGCCGGCGCAACCAGATGTCAGTAAGGGCTATCTAGATCTACTGGGCACTGGACCGGTCGAGCACGATGTTATGCCGAAGAACACCGGCGCGATCCAAGCCTTATGGGCCTCAGCGGTCGGGTCGATGCTGTGGGACCGCACCCAAGCCGTGATGCGCAGGCTGCTTGTCGCATGGCAGCAGCCCACCGAGTGGTTGAACATCCCGCAGGGCGGCATCGTTCTGGACGTCGGCTGCGGCCCCGGTAATGTCACCGCATCGCTGGCCCACGCCACGGGTCCAGGCGGATTGGCCTTAGGCGTGGACGTCTCCGAGCCCATGCTGGCACGGGCGGTGCAGGCCCAAGCTGGCCCTCAAGTCGGCTTCATGCGGGCGGATGCGCAGCGGCTTCCCCTACGCGATGAGACCGTGGACGCGGTTGTCTCGATCGCCGTGCTGATGCTGATACCGGATCCGGTGGCGGCGCTGGCGGAAATGGCGCGGGTGCTGCGACCGGGCGGACGACTGGCCGTGATGGTGCCCACCGCCGGGCGTGCTTTCCGGTATTCGGGGAAGCTACTGCCGATCGCCGGGTCCCGTGCGTTCGGCAACGACGAACTGGGCGACATCCTTGAAGACCATGGCTTCGTCAGCGTGCGGACTAAAAATGTCGGTACTATTCAATGGGTCCGGGGCAAACGCCGATGAGACGCGGCGTATAACGGGCTCGATAAGCGTGACGGCAGGATCGGAGTGTCTTGGCGTTCCCCGCGCGATCACCGCTTCTGACGAACGCAATTGTGCGACCGCTTGCTATTGCTTCTCACCTTGCTATCCG encodes:
- a CDS encoding alpha/beta fold hydrolase; the protein is MTLIHERIPTTDGITLAADCYTQDRARPVVLLLHGGGQNRHAWATSARRLHTHGYSVVAYDTRGHGDSDWDPSGRYDIEQLAADLIAVKDRFSPQRPPVVVGASLGGMTILATHLLAPAELWAGVVLVDITPRMEFDGARRVISFMAAHPDGFASLEDAADVIAAYNPHRARPDNLEGLHKVLQRRSDGRWIWRWDPAFITSKLQSLHLDPTTGAEHFDNLVQPLVEGARRITAPTLLVRGVLSDVVSHETVAEFLDLVPHAETVDVSDAGHMVAGDDNDAFTAAVTEFLQRVT
- a CDS encoding cytochrome P450; protein product: MPKVRIRYDPFDADIIDDPYPTYRLLRDEAPVYRAENCNAWVLSRHDDVTAALLDHHSYSSANGIFPTPPGRSFGEWFLPMIIAMDPPRHDQLRALVSKAFTARRIAALNDGIEEVAGDLSRRLEQSEGAADFVTDFAGVLPAMVIADLLGIPRGDRELFRQWSTALIQANPTRGHSRAGLAAAAAVYAYFADFLAERRCKQRDDLMSALVEAEIDGSKLSDDELLGFCLLLLIAGHETTTNLLGNAAVVLANHPDSRHRLLVEHTMLGAAIEELLRYDSPVQGLGRTLSRDVTLHGTTMSHGDSILLLFGSANRDERVFSNPDVFDIDRKPEHQVAFGRGIHFCLGAGLARMEARIALRAFLTRVPDWEIDYDSAVRLRSGPIRGYLSLPITWATRSRADVN
- a CDS encoding PaaI family thioesterase — encoded protein: MLGAAAAGGALSKYLGFRHTELSAGRLIAEMDARAELLTPFGNLHGGCLAAMVDHCLGVLFYPVIPSGSWVATTEFKLNLLRPVSDGVCVAVADIIALSKRSGVARIDVTNHGNPVCVAQGTVTIVSPKAGAS
- a CDS encoding TetR/AcrR family transcriptional regulator, producing the protein MREIPASIAERLPAAAQLFAERGLNDTKIEDVAAATGIAKATLYYYFAGKDEILAFLLEDVLQQIANVVNEIVRAGGSGADRLRLVIAAQLRVMAQRPAACRALIGELGRAARMPLVAGMISAAYVQPVEALLLDGAADGSLVTVGNARAAAVALFGAVTTSALSYLTTRDALDEDLVARTIDDMLFIGLRPRDCGNGARP
- a CDS encoding LLM class flavin-dependent oxidoreductase gives rise to the protein MTTYGIAVVAPDLPALAATAAAADRAGFDAVWASEFYSRSGSISMAAMALSTKSCRIGSSILYGVGRSPLVLASEARDLDELSHGRVVLGIGNGTKRMMSDWHGIADTSAPALRMEELVPLVRRIWNLHEGPIRHEGRFYRMNLVPTGEVAPPTRDIPIITAGVRPRMCEAAGRVADGLAGHPLFTTTYVEEVVRPAIAKGAAHAGRPPSDIEVISMVMCSIHDDPDVARRELAQQIAFYASVKTYEPVLDVNGFVKQGQVIREAFARRDLTAMFDAVSDDMIDTMGVAGTASQVRDGLRRYEGVLDHVMLYPPSIAIAPERVQENLDSLIAIHPAGAQ
- a CDS encoding methyltransferase domain-containing protein, yielding MTDLDTTLPPALRRALELLAHPPAQPDVSKGYLDLLGTGPVEHDVMPKNTGAIQALWASAVGSMLWDRTQAVMRRLLVAWQQPTEWLNIPQGGIVLDVGCGPGNVTASLAHATGPGGLALGVDVSEPMLARAVQAQAGPQVGFMRADAQRLPLRDETVDAVVSIAVLMLIPDPVAALAEMARVLRPGGRLAVMVPTAGRAFRYSGKLLPIAGSRAFGNDELGDILEDHGFVSVRTKNVGTIQWVRGKRR